The following DNA comes from Marichromatium purpuratum 984.
CCGACGAACCGCCAACACGGCTCGCCATCCATGTCTCGCCGATCCAGCACCATGACGGCGGTGCCGTCCTCGCCCGGCTCGACGCCAGTGAGTGGCACCCGCACGAGGCCGAGGACTGAACCGGCGAGCGCGGCTCAGTCGAGCGCCTCGAGCAGTTCGCGCACCAGGCCCGGGCCACGATAGATCAGCCCGGTGTAGACCTGCGCCAGATCGGCGCCGGCGGCGAACTTGGCGCGCACACTGGGCACGTCACGCACCCCGCCGACCCCGATCAACGTCGGTTCCGGCCCCAACGCCTCGCGCACCGTCGCCAGCAGCGCGGTGCTGCGTGCCTGCAACGGTCGGCCCGAGAGCCCGCCGGCCATGCCCTCGGTGCGGCTGCGCAGCCCCTCGCGGGCGATGGTGGTGTTGGTCAGGATCAACCCCGCGCAACCGGCCTCGAGCGCGGCGCGCGCGCAGTCGATGGCATCCCCGTCGGCGAGATCGGGCGCAAGCTTGACCAACAGCGGCCGGGGCCGCGCGAGACGCTGGTTGGGCTCCTGGATGGTCTCGACGATGCGCTTGACCTCGTCGACGCGCTGCAGGTCGCGCAGCCCTGGGGTGTTCGGGCTGGAGATATTGACCACCACATAGTCGGCCAGCTCGCCGAGGCGCTCGAAGCTGTAGCGATAGTCCTCAGCGGCGCGCTCGGCCGGGGTCACCTTGGACTTGCCGATATTGACCCCGAGCGGCACCTGCAGCAGGTCGCGCTCGCGCAACCGTCGCAGCCGTCGCGCCACCCGGTCGGCACCGGCGTTGTTGAAGCCCATGCGGTTGATGATCGCCTCGTCCTCGGGCAACCGGAACAGCCGCGGACGCGGGTTGCCCGGCTGGGCCTGCGCGGTCACCGTGCCGACCTCGATGAAGCCGAAGCCGAGCGCCTGCCAGGCCGGGATCGCCTCGGCGTCCTTGTCCAGCCCGGCGGCCAGACCGAAGGGGTTGGGGAAGCGCAGCCCCATCGCCTCGCGCGGATGGGCATGGGCCGGATCACCGGCGACCAGCCGACCATCGAAACGCTCCGACCAGCGCGCCAGCGCCGCCAGGGTCATGCGGTGTGCGCGTTCCGGGTCGAAGCGGAACACCAGCGGGCGCAGTGAGTGCCACAACAGATTCAGATCCATGCCGCCACCTGGCGCGGATTGGCGCTCATCGTCATCGATTCACCTCGTCAATTCAGGGGGTCTGGGGACGACCGGTCCACTCCGACCGGACGCCCGGGACGCGAAGGGGCGCGCCACCTCCGGGTGACGCACGCATCAGCCGCGCCGCTCGCGACGCAGACTGTACAGATTGCCGGCGAGGATCAGCACGCCGCCGCCCAGCACCCAGGGGTCGAGCCCCTCGCCATAGCACAGCGCGCCGACCAGGGCGATCAGCGGCAGGCGCAGGAAGTCCATCGGCAGCACCAGGGTGGCATCGGCGTGACGGAAGGCATTGGCCACGCCGAGATGGGCGCTGATGCCGGTCACCGCCGCCACCAGCAGCCAAGGCAACTCGCCCCAACCGATCGGCTGCCACACCCAAAGCGCCACGGGCAGACCGAGGAGCAGCTGGATCGCCAGCATCCAGAACAGGATGGTGAAGACCGAGTCGTGTCGGGTCAGTCCCTTGGTGGCGACCATGGTCACGGCGAAACCGAGTGCGGCGAACAGCCCCAGCACCAGCCCCGCATCGAACGGCTGCAACCCCGGTCGGGTGATCAGCAGCACACCGACCAAGCCGGCGACCAGCGCCACCAAGCGGCCATGCCCGAGCCGCTCGCCGAGGAAGACCAGCGCCAGCAGCGCGGCCCACACCGGGGTGGTGAACTCGAGCGCGAACACCAGCGCCAGCGGCAACAGCCCGATCGCGCCGATCCAGCAGAGCTGGCCGCCATAGTGAAACAGGTTGCGCAACAGGTGCAATCGCCAGCGCCGGGTACGCATGAACCCCGGCGCCAGCATCCCGCCCAGCGCGAGCAGCAACGGCAGGCCGAGCAGGGTGCGCAGGAACAGGAATTGCGCCGGGGACATCGCCGCGAGCGACTCACGCGCCGAGACCGCGAGCGCGGCGAAGGACACCAGCGCCAGCCCCATCCAGCCGGCGGCGCGCGCCAGCCCGTCGTTGCCGCTTGCCACGGACAGGGATCCTCCCGCAAAACACTCGATCATACCCGATCGGCGTGGATCGTTGGTCAGCCGCACACGCCCCGCGCGATCCCGGTGTTATAGTCAGCCCACCCCCACGCGACGCCGTTTCAGGAGGACGAAACACATGGCCGAGAAGAAGATCCTGATGTTGGTCGGAGACTATGTCGAAGACTACGAGGCGATGGTCCCCTTCCAGATGCTGCAGCTGCTCGGGCACAGCGTCCATGCCGTCTGCCCGGACAAGGCCGCCGGCGACAAGGTCCGCACCGCAGTCCACGACTTCGAGGGCGACCAGACCTATAGCGAGAAGCTCGGCCACAACTTCGCCATCACCGCCGACTTCGACAAGATCGACCCCAGCCGCTACGACGCCCTGGTCATCCCCGGCGGACGCGCCCCCGAATACCTGCGCCTCGACCTGCGCGTCATCGAGCTGGTGCGTCACTTCGCCGCCGGCGACAAGCCGATCGCCGCGATCTGTCACGGCCAGCAGATCCTCGCCGCCGCCGGGGTCCTCGAGGGCAAGCAGTGCACCGCCTACCCCGCCGTGCGCCCCGAACTCGAACGCGCCGGGGGCAGCTGGTGCGAGGTCAACGACACCCTCAGCAACGCCTATGTCGACGGTCAGCTGGTCACCGCCCCGGCCTGGCCCGCGCACCCCGAGTGGATACGGCGCTTCGCCGAACTGCTGGGCACCCGGAT
Coding sequences within:
- a CDS encoding quinone-dependent dihydroorotate dehydrogenase, with product MDLNLLWHSLRPLVFRFDPERAHRMTLAALARWSERFDGRLVAGDPAHAHPREAMGLRFPNPFGLAAGLDKDAEAIPAWQALGFGFIEVGTVTAQAQPGNPRPRLFRLPEDEAIINRMGFNNAGADRVARRLRRLRERDLLQVPLGVNIGKSKVTPAERAAEDYRYSFERLGELADYVVVNISSPNTPGLRDLQRVDEVKRIVETIQEPNQRLARPRPLLVKLAPDLADGDAIDCARAALEAGCAGLILTNTTIAREGLRSRTEGMAGGLSGRPLQARSTALLATVREALGPEPTLIGVGGVRDVPSVRAKFAAGADLAQVYTGLIYRGPGLVRELLEALD
- a CDS encoding DMT family transporter, coding for MASGNDGLARAAGWMGLALVSFAALAVSARESLAAMSPAQFLFLRTLLGLPLLLALGGMLAPGFMRTRRWRLHLLRNLFHYGGQLCWIGAIGLLPLALVFALEFTTPVWAALLALVFLGERLGHGRLVALVAGLVGVLLITRPGLQPFDAGLVLGLFAALGFAVTMVATKGLTRHDSVFTILFWMLAIQLLLGLPVALWVWQPIGWGELPWLLVAAVTGISAHLGVANAFRHADATLVLPMDFLRLPLIALVGALCYGEGLDPWVLGGGVLILAGNLYSLRRERRG
- a CDS encoding DJ-1/PfpI family protein, with protein sequence MAEKKILMLVGDYVEDYEAMVPFQMLQLLGHSVHAVCPDKAAGDKVRTAVHDFEGDQTYSEKLGHNFAITADFDKIDPSRYDALVIPGGRAPEYLRLDLRVIELVRHFAAGDKPIAAICHGQQILAAAGVLEGKQCTAYPAVRPELERAGGSWCEVNDTLSNAYVDGQLVTAPAWPAHPEWIRRFAELLGTRIET